One Rossellomorea aquimaris DNA window includes the following coding sequences:
- a CDS encoding ABC transporter ATP-binding protein: MKTVVQLQDVSKVIKGKTIIDNLSFDVYEGEVFGFLGPNGAGKTTTIRMIVGLMNISKGDVLISGKSIKKDFEGAIKDVGAIVENPELYKFMSGYQNLKHFARMQSGITDERMKEVIELVGLTDRINDKVKTYSLGMRQRLGLAQCLLHKPKLLILDEPTNGLDPAGIREIRAYIRKLAQEEGMAVIVSSHLLSEMEMMCDRIGIIQSGKLVDVQQVRDFIEGSEQIYHFEVNDAEKIKAVLKKFDPGIKYETKGSEVQVALTKEQVPNVIRALVDANVQIFSVMPIAKTLEDRFLEITNEKGEVVHA; encoded by the coding sequence ATGAAGACGGTTGTGCAATTACAGGATGTCTCAAAAGTCATTAAAGGCAAGACCATTATCGATAATTTATCCTTTGACGTGTATGAAGGGGAAGTATTCGGTTTTCTTGGACCGAATGGAGCAGGGAAAACGACGACGATCCGAATGATAGTAGGGTTAATGAATATTTCTAAAGGAGACGTCCTGATTTCGGGGAAAAGCATCAAGAAGGATTTCGAAGGTGCCATAAAGGATGTTGGTGCCATCGTTGAAAACCCGGAGCTTTATAAGTTTATGTCCGGGTATCAGAACTTAAAGCATTTTGCCCGCATGCAAAGTGGAATCACCGATGAAAGAATGAAGGAAGTCATCGAACTGGTCGGTTTAACAGACCGCATCAATGACAAAGTCAAAACCTATTCCCTTGGGATGAGACAGCGCTTGGGTCTGGCGCAATGCCTGCTCCACAAACCGAAGCTCCTCATACTCGATGAGCCTACAAATGGTTTGGATCCTGCCGGTATCCGCGAAATTCGTGCGTATATCAGAAAGCTTGCCCAGGAAGAGGGTATGGCGGTCATCGTATCAAGTCACTTATTATCTGAAATGGAAATGATGTGCGATCGAATCGGGATCATCCAATCCGGAAAGCTTGTGGATGTACAGCAGGTACGTGATTTCATTGAAGGTTCCGAACAGATTTACCATTTTGAGGTGAATGATGCAGAAAAGATCAAAGCTGTACTCAAGAAGTTCGATCCGGGAATCAAATATGAAACGAAGGGTTCGGAAGTACAGGTCGCTTTAACGAAGGAACAAGTACCGAACGTCATTCGGGCACTTGTGGATGCGAATGTTCAAATCTTTAGTGTCATGCCAATTGCCAAGACACTGGAAGATAGATTCTTAGAAATAACGAATGAAAAAGGAGAGGTCGTGCATGC
- a CDS encoding ABC transporter ATP-binding protein has translation MVVKFEAVTKKYGNELALKNTSFHFEKGRIYGLLGPNGSGKSTTLKMIAGLVLPNAGTVTMNGKPITRKRASEVAYLTELDMFYEAFTVDGMIRFYSSQFSDFDIQRAHELVGFMELDSKKIIKHLSKGNRGRLKLVLALSRNTEVLLLDEPFSGLDPMVRDSIVKGLLSYIDFGNQTVIIATHEIDEIEGILDEAYIIHDGEIKGHCQVEELREVEGLSVLQWLKQTTKKEGKMK, from the coding sequence GTGGTTGTTAAATTTGAAGCTGTGACCAAAAAATACGGAAATGAATTGGCCTTGAAGAATACGTCATTTCACTTCGAAAAGGGGAGAATTTATGGTCTGCTAGGTCCAAATGGCAGCGGGAAATCGACCACTTTAAAGATGATCGCGGGATTAGTTCTTCCGAATGCAGGTACAGTGACCATGAACGGTAAGCCGATCACCCGGAAACGAGCCAGTGAGGTGGCTTATTTAACAGAGCTGGATATGTTTTATGAAGCATTTACCGTTGATGGGATGATCCGGTTTTACTCCTCTCAGTTCTCTGACTTTGATATACAGCGGGCACATGAGCTAGTGGGATTCATGGAACTGGACAGTAAGAAAATAATCAAGCATTTATCAAAAGGGAATCGAGGCAGACTGAAGCTTGTTCTTGCCCTTTCCCGAAATACAGAGGTACTGCTCCTGGATGAACCATTTTCAGGGTTGGATCCCATGGTAAGGGACTCCATTGTAAAAGGTCTACTATCTTATATCGATTTCGGAAATCAAACAGTGATCATTGCAACCCATGAAATCGATGAAATTGAAGGAATCCTGGATGAAGCGTATATCATCCATGATGGAGAAATTAAAGGGCACTGTCAGGTAGAGGAGCTTAGAGAAGTAGAAGGATTGTCTGTCCTGCAGTGGTTGAAACAAACAACGAAAAAAGAAGGGAAGATGAAGTGA
- a CDS encoding GntR family transcriptional regulator translates to MTEEYTASKPIYLQIADRIIREIVRTELSPGDKLPSVREMAVQSGVNPNTIQRTYSELERMDIVETRRGQGTFVTEKEEVLTVLNEKVQEEVIELFIKNMKELGLTKDEMLKGVERYLAQRGGE, encoded by the coding sequence ATGACAGAAGAATATACAGCTTCCAAGCCGATATACCTCCAAATTGCTGATCGAATCATACGGGAAATTGTAAGAACAGAATTATCTCCGGGGGACAAACTGCCTTCTGTCCGGGAAATGGCCGTTCAATCCGGAGTGAATCCAAATACCATTCAGCGTACGTATAGCGAATTAGAGAGGATGGACATTGTGGAGACGAGGAGAGGGCAAGGAACATTTGTCACGGAAAAGGAAGAGGTACTTACCGTGTTGAATGAAAAGGTTCAAGAGGAAGTAATTGAGTTGTTCATTAAAAACATGAAGGAACTGGGGTTAACAAAAGATGAAATGTTAAAAGGCGTCGAGAGATATCTTGCCCAAAGAGGGGGGGAATAG
- a CDS encoding tRNA threonylcarbamoyladenosine dehydratase — protein sequence MLHQFSRNELAIGKEGLQTLKNSTVAVLGIGGVGSFAAEALARSGVGRLVLVDKDDVDITNVNRQVHALLSTVGQPKVDLMRDRIKDINPDCEVIALKMFYTEETYEEFFNQGLDYVIDASDTISYKIHLMKECLKRDIPLIASMGAANKTDPTRFKIADISKTHTDPIAKVIRTRLKKEGIKKGVTVVFSDESPIVIREEIRKEVGNDDAKIRKAQLPPSSNAFVPSVAGLVAASHVMNQLLKHIEIKRVKDK from the coding sequence TTGCTACACCAGTTTTCAAGAAATGAATTAGCGATCGGTAAAGAAGGTCTTCAAACCCTTAAGAATAGTACGGTGGCAGTACTTGGAATCGGGGGGGTGGGATCCTTTGCAGCTGAAGCTTTAGCTAGGTCAGGTGTAGGCCGTCTTGTATTAGTGGATAAAGATGATGTGGATATTACAAACGTGAATCGTCAAGTTCATGCATTGCTTTCTACAGTAGGTCAGCCGAAAGTCGATCTGATGAGAGACCGAATCAAGGATATTAATCCGGACTGTGAAGTCATTGCCTTAAAGATGTTCTACACGGAAGAAACCTACGAAGAATTTTTCAATCAAGGATTGGATTACGTCATAGATGCTTCTGACACGATCTCCTACAAAATACATTTGATGAAAGAATGTTTAAAACGCGATATTCCATTGATCGCTAGCATGGGAGCGGCGAATAAAACCGATCCGACACGCTTCAAAATTGCGGATATCAGCAAGACTCATACGGATCCAATCGCAAAGGTGATCCGGACCCGCCTGAAGAAAGAAGGCATTAAAAAAGGCGTGACTGTTGTTTTCTCTGATGAGAGTCCCATCGTCATCCGTGAAGAAATCAGAAAAGAAGTAGGGAACGATGATGCGAAGATTCGTAAAGCCCAGCTTCCTCCGTCTTCAAACGCGTTTGTCCCGTCGGTTGCAGGTCTTGTTGCAGCCAGTCATGTGATGAATCAGCTGTTAAAGCATATTGAAATCAAAAGAGTGAAAGACAAATAA
- the aspS gene encoding aspartate--tRNA ligase: MTKRTAYCGDITESYIGEKITIKGWVQKRRDLGGLIFIDLRDREGIVQVVFNPDLSGEALALAEKIRNEYVLSVTGTVVARGEGTVNPNLKTGKVEIHVEEVQIINEAKTPPFMIDDQMEVSDDVRLKYRYVDLRRPAMMETLRMRHNVTTSFRNFLNENGFLDVETPILTKSTPEGARDYLVPSRVHQGEFYALPQSPQIFKQLLMVSGFDRYYQIARCFRDEDLRADRQPEFTQIDMEMSFMDTEQIISLVEDMMKKLMDDVKDLNVQLPFQRMTYDDAMSRYGSDKPDTRFGMELINVSEIVKESGFKVFAGAVASGGQVKLINVKGGASQYSRKDIDGLTEFVARFGAKGLAWLKVEEEGLKGPISKFVTEGDAAQISASANAEAGDLLLFVADKKSVVADALGALRLKLGKELKLIDETKFNFLWVTDWPLLEFDEGENRYYAAHHPFTMPVREDLERFETDPSSVRAEAYDLVLNGYELGGGSLRIYERDIQEKMFKVLGFSKEEAEKQFGFLLEAFEYGTPPHGGIALGLDRLVMLLAGRTNLRDTIAFPKTASASCVLTDAPGEVSEAQLKELSLSLDVE; the protein is encoded by the coding sequence ATGACAAAAAGAACAGCATATTGCGGAGATATCACAGAATCATACATCGGTGAAAAAATTACGATTAAAGGCTGGGTGCAAAAGAGAAGGGATCTGGGTGGATTAATCTTCATCGACCTTCGTGACAGAGAAGGAATCGTACAAGTCGTCTTTAATCCGGATTTATCAGGAGAAGCCCTCGCCCTTGCGGAGAAAATCCGTAATGAGTATGTACTTAGTGTAACGGGTACTGTCGTAGCAAGAGGAGAAGGAACGGTCAACCCTAACCTGAAAACGGGGAAAGTGGAAATTCATGTAGAAGAGGTTCAAATCATTAATGAAGCGAAGACCCCTCCTTTCATGATTGATGATCAAATGGAAGTGTCGGATGATGTCCGTTTGAAGTACCGTTACGTAGATCTTCGCCGACCAGCGATGATGGAAACATTGAGAATGCGTCATAATGTTACAACATCGTTCCGTAACTTTTTAAACGAAAATGGATTCCTGGATGTGGAAACACCGATTTTAACAAAGAGTACGCCTGAAGGGGCCCGTGACTATTTAGTGCCTAGCCGTGTTCACCAAGGTGAATTTTACGCGCTGCCACAATCACCGCAAATCTTCAAGCAATTGCTGATGGTATCCGGTTTCGACCGCTATTACCAAATTGCCCGCTGTTTCCGTGACGAAGATCTTCGAGCAGATCGTCAGCCGGAATTCACTCAGATTGATATGGAAATGAGTTTCATGGATACAGAACAAATCATTTCCCTTGTAGAAGACATGATGAAGAAGCTGATGGATGATGTGAAAGACCTGAATGTTCAATTACCATTCCAAAGAATGACGTATGATGATGCCATGAGTCGATACGGTTCAGACAAACCGGATACGCGTTTTGGAATGGAACTGATCAATGTTTCGGAAATCGTGAAGGAATCCGGATTTAAAGTATTCGCAGGTGCTGTAGCAAGCGGTGGTCAGGTAAAACTGATCAACGTAAAAGGCGGGGCTTCCCAGTATTCCCGTAAAGATATTGATGGGTTAACAGAGTTTGTTGCACGTTTCGGCGCAAAAGGGCTTGCCTGGTTAAAGGTAGAAGAAGAAGGCTTAAAAGGACCTATTTCCAAATTTGTGACAGAAGGGGACGCTGCGCAAATCTCTGCTTCAGCGAATGCAGAAGCGGGAGACCTATTGCTATTCGTGGCGGATAAAAAATCAGTAGTGGCAGATGCACTGGGTGCCCTTCGTCTGAAATTAGGAAAAGAATTGAAACTGATTGATGAAACAAAATTCAATTTCCTATGGGTGACCGACTGGCCGTTGCTTGAGTTTGATGAAGGGGAGAACCGTTATTATGCTGCCCACCATCCATTCACGATGCCGGTGAGAGAAGACCTGGAACGTTTCGAGACAGATCCTTCCTCAGTCCGTGCAGAAGCCTATGACCTAGTATTGAATGGTTACGAGCTAGGAGGGGGATCCCTTCGGATTTATGAGCGTGATATTCAAGAAAAGATGTTTAAAGTACTTGGTTTCTCAAAAGAAGAAGCAGAAAAGCAGTTTGGGTTCCTATTGGAAGCCTTTGAATATGGAACACCTCCACATGGCGGAATCGCCCTTGGTCTGGACCGTTTAGTGATGCTCCTTGCTGGACGCACAAATCTTCGCGATACTATTGCGTTCCCTAAAACGGCAAGTGCAAGCTGTGTATTGACGGATGCTCCTGGTGAAGTGAGTGAAGCTCAATTAAAAGAGTTATCCTTGTCGCTGGATGTAGAATAA
- the hisS gene encoding histidine--tRNA ligase: MSIQIPRGTQDILPGEVEKWQYVEEVAKNLCHAYQYKEIRTPVFEASELFTRGVGDTTDIVQKEMYMFEDRGGRSLALRPEGTASVVRSFVGNKIFGYPNQPTKLFYSGPMFRYERPQAGRYRQFVQFGVEALGSEDPAIDAEVISLAMGIYKKLGLTQLKLVINSLGDTGSRNAHREALINHFKPRIDEFCGDCQNRLEKNPLRILDCKKDRDHELMATAPSILDYLNDESKAYFEKVQTHLTGMDVEFVVDPTLVRGLDYYNHTAFEIMSDAEGFGAITTLCGGGRYNGLVEMIGGPETPGIGFAFSIERLLSALEAENVELPIERGVDCFIVSLGEEAKDYAVKLLHNLRQVGISSEKDYLDRKVKGQFKAADRYEAKYVAVIGDNELQENKINLKDMSSGEQEEVSLDRFVENVKGKLGK; the protein is encoded by the coding sequence TTGTCCATTCAGATTCCAAGAGGTACACAGGACATTCTACCAGGTGAAGTAGAAAAATGGCAGTATGTAGAGGAAGTGGCGAAGAACCTTTGTCACGCCTATCAGTATAAAGAAATCCGCACACCTGTCTTTGAGGCGAGCGAGTTGTTTACGAGAGGTGTAGGGGATACGACGGATATCGTTCAAAAAGAAATGTATATGTTTGAAGATCGAGGAGGCAGAAGCTTGGCGCTCCGACCTGAAGGAACCGCTTCTGTTGTTCGTTCCTTTGTAGGAAATAAAATTTTCGGGTATCCAAATCAACCGACAAAGCTCTTTTACTCCGGTCCAATGTTCAGGTATGAAAGGCCACAAGCTGGCCGTTACCGCCAATTTGTCCAGTTCGGGGTTGAGGCATTGGGAAGTGAAGATCCGGCGATTGATGCAGAAGTGATTTCGTTAGCGATGGGGATTTACAAGAAACTGGGACTTACTCAATTAAAGTTAGTCATTAATAGTCTTGGTGATACGGGCAGTCGAAACGCTCACAGAGAAGCGCTTATCAATCACTTTAAACCAAGAATCGATGAATTTTGCGGAGATTGTCAGAATCGTTTGGAGAAGAATCCATTACGTATTCTCGATTGTAAAAAAGACCGTGACCATGAATTGATGGCTACGGCGCCATCGATTCTCGATTACTTAAATGATGAATCGAAAGCCTATTTTGAAAAAGTCCAAACGCACTTGACCGGGATGGATGTTGAATTCGTAGTCGATCCGACTCTTGTTCGCGGCCTTGATTATTATAACCACACAGCCTTTGAAATCATGAGTGATGCAGAAGGCTTTGGAGCCATCACGACCCTTTGTGGCGGTGGACGCTACAATGGATTGGTCGAGATGATCGGTGGTCCGGAAACTCCAGGAATCGGTTTTGCCTTCAGTATCGAAAGATTACTTTCGGCACTTGAAGCTGAAAACGTTGAACTTCCAATCGAGCGGGGCGTCGATTGCTTTATCGTTTCATTGGGGGAAGAGGCAAAAGATTATGCGGTTAAGCTTCTTCACAATTTAAGACAAGTAGGAATTTCTTCAGAGAAGGATTACCTGGATCGAAAGGTGAAAGGTCAATTTAAAGCAGCAGACCGTTATGAAGCGAAATATGTAGCCGTCATTGGTGACAACGAATTACAGGAAAATAAAATCAACCTGAAAGATATGTCTAGTGGTGAACAGGAAGAAGTAAGTCTTGATCGTTTTGTAGAAAATGTGAAAGGCAAACTTGGTAAATAG
- a CDS encoding RNA polymerase subunit sigma-70 has protein sequence MRSSEKGFMNANGDNQLFGVDFHQFLEREKDALNVELASEFGLSLKEVKLLKKKMERS, from the coding sequence AAAGGGTTTATGAATGCAAATGGTGATAACCAGCTGTTCGGTGTGGATTTTCATCAGTTTCTAGAACGTGAGAAAGATGCCTTGAATGTGGAACTTGCTTCTGAGTTCGGGTTATCGTTGAAAGAAGTTAAGCTGCTGAAAAAGAAAATGGAAAGATCGTAA